A genomic window from Bradyrhizobium lupini includes:
- the yihA gene encoding ribosome biogenesis GTP-binding protein YihA/YsxC: protein MNDDKDAKLIEVGRKLFTRDWQFIWASPSTETLPPMAGLEIAFAGRSNVGKSSLINALTGRNALARTSHTPGRTQELIFFEVPGKSDLRLVDMPGYGYAKAPKSQVASWTELIHKFLLGRASLARVYVLVDARHGLKDVDLEVLKTLDRSAVSYQLVLTKADQIKAAELQSRIVETEAALAKRPAAFPNVLATSSRSATGMAELRAAIAKLLEERTS, encoded by the coding sequence ACAAAGATGCGAAGCTGATCGAGGTCGGGCGAAAGCTGTTCACGCGCGACTGGCAGTTCATCTGGGCCTCGCCCTCGACTGAAACGCTGCCGCCGATGGCGGGGCTGGAGATCGCTTTTGCCGGCCGCTCCAATGTCGGCAAGTCCAGCCTGATCAACGCGCTGACCGGCCGCAACGCGCTCGCGCGCACCTCGCATACGCCGGGCCGCACCCAGGAGCTGATCTTCTTCGAGGTCCCCGGGAAAAGTGACCTGCGCCTGGTCGACATGCCGGGCTATGGTTATGCCAAGGCACCGAAGAGCCAGGTCGCGTCCTGGACCGAGCTGATCCACAAATTCCTGCTCGGACGCGCGAGCCTCGCGCGCGTCTACGTGCTGGTCGACGCGCGGCACGGCCTCAAGGACGTCGATCTCGAAGTCCTGAAGACACTCGATCGCTCCGCGGTCAGCTACCAGCTGGTTCTGACCAAGGCCGACCAGATCAAGGCCGCCGAGCTTCAATCGCGCATCGTCGAGACCGAGGCCGCGCTCGCCAAGCGTCCGGCCGCGTTCCCGAACGTGCTCGCGACCTCGTCGCGGAGCGCAACCGGCATGGCCGAGCTGCGCGCCGCGATCGCCAAGCTGCTGGAAGAGCGCACCTCGTAA
- a CDS encoding DUF423 domain-containing protein: MAAFRLLIGLAGMMGAAGVALAAASSHGGDASRLAAASAMLLFHATAILATVALLGRGLLHGGIGIIAASGFAAGAALFAGDLTLRQYAGHSLFPYAAPTGGSVMILSWLAVTLAAVVGKK, encoded by the coding sequence ATGGCGGCGTTCCGCCTGTTGATCGGGCTTGCCGGTATGATGGGCGCCGCCGGCGTCGCGCTGGCCGCCGCTTCCTCGCATGGCGGCGATGCGAGCCGGCTCGCCGCCGCAAGCGCCATGCTGCTGTTTCATGCAACCGCCATACTCGCGACCGTCGCCCTGCTCGGGCGCGGCCTTCTGCACGGCGGAATTGGCATCATCGCCGCGTCCGGCTTCGCAGCCGGCGCCGCGCTGTTCGCGGGCGACCTCACCTTGCGGCAATATGCCGGCCATTCGCTGTTTCCATATGCGGCGCCGACGGGTGGATCGGTGATGATCTTGAGCTGGCTGGCAGTGACGCTCGCGGCGGTGGTGGGAAAGAAATAG